A part of Rhinoderma darwinii isolate aRhiDar2 chromosome 1, aRhiDar2.hap1, whole genome shotgun sequence genomic DNA contains:
- the LOC142758203 gene encoding albumin-like: protein MKWVTLICLLLCTIVTESRHLKKRDADHHSRHIGGLYLAVGESNLKHLLLVMLSQNFQKCTLEEHEQELAVLTTFAQHCADHEDEEDCKKPVITIFHNKVCNIKNLEERYPWAKECCPKEEPDREKCFHEHRDIKVEPFQNPDVEAACKEHKENPEHAFDHYIDNIAKRHSSLYPPAVLALAAQYNTIITECCAEEEKAKCFGAKLIEMQKVTAYIEFKQKHVCHILSTFPERVYQAIKIAKFSQKHPAANFDVVQKLALESVHLSKDCCKGNVVECMIERMEYTQHVCDNQEKLSPNLKACCEKPLLERTPCIIALPKDAVPEDLPKELIEFVEDEHVCQHFADMKDIYLAKFLYEFARRHPELSIQTILRVAKGYEGLLTKCCATEHPVECYKAAPQLFEAGIKEVHDLAKQNCKAYETLGPFAYNVILLSRYTPKMPQVSDQTLLEITGKMTKYGGKCCALPENQIVPCAEEKMDLLFGDMCERQSHTFINEQVRHCCVDSYSDRRPCFTKLGVDQSYKPPHLDESFFQVDAHLCEGSEEERKNKRLTLLIHIMKIKPDISNEKLKEIIEEFTKVREKCCAALDHLVCFDIEKPAFYLHVKTELEH, encoded by the exons ATGAAGTGGGTCACTCTGATTTGCTTGCTCCTCTGCACCATAGTAACTGAGTCAAGGCATTTGAAAAAGAGGGATGCAG ATCATCATTCCCGGCACATTGGTGGACTTTATCTTGCTGTAGGCGAATCTAACTTGAAACACTT GCTGCTGGTTATGCTTTCTCAGAACTTCCAGAAATGCACACTTGAAGAACACGAGCAAGAACTAGCCGTACTCACCACCTTTGCCCAACACTGTGCAGATCACGAAGATGAAGAAGACTGCAAGAAACCAGTG ATAACTATATTCCACAATAAAGTTTGTAATATAAAAAATTTGGAGGAACGCTATCCCTGGGCCAAAGAGTGTTGTCCCAAGGAAGAGCCAGACCGAGAAAAGTGCTTCCATGAACATAGAGATATTAAAGTAGAGCCATTTCAGAACCCTGATGTAGAAGCTGCCTGTAAAGAACATAAAGAAAACCCAGAACATGCTTTTGACCA CTACATTGATAATATTGCTAAGAGACACTCAAGTCTCTACCCCCCAGCTGTTTTGGCACTTGCTGCacaatataacactattatcaCTGAATGCTGTGCAGAGGAAGAGAAGGCGAAATGCTTTGGTGCTAAG TTAATTGAAATGCAAAAAGTCACAGCTTATATCGAATTTAAGCAGAAACATGTTTGCCATATACTTTCAACATTCCCAGAAAGAGTCTATCAAGCCAT AAAAATAGCTAAATTCTCCCAGAAACACCCTGCCGCTAATTTTGATGTTGTGCAGAAACTCGCCCTCGAATCTGTGCACTTGAGTAAGGACTGCTGTAAAGGCAATGTGGTGGAATGTATGATTGAGAGG ATGGAATACACCCAACATGTCTGTGATAATCAGGAGAAGCTGTCACCCAACTTGAAAGCTTGTTGTGAAAAGCCTCTACTTGAACGCACACCCTGTATCATTGCCTTACCTAAAGATGCGGTCCCAGAAGATCTGCCTAAAGAGCTGATAGAGTTTGTAGAGGATGAACATGTGTGCCAACATTTTGCGGATATGAAAGACATCTACTTGGCCAA ATTTCTTTATGAATTTGCAAGACGTCATCCTGAATTGTCTATACAAACCATTCTGAGAGTTGCTAAGGGCTATGAGGGCCTGCTAACAAAGTGCTGTGCAACTGAACATCCCGTGGAGTGCTACAAGGCTGCG CCTCAACTGTTTGAAGCTGGAATCAAAGAAGTCCACGATCTAGCAAAGCAAAATTGTAAAGCTTACGAGACGCTTGGACCTTTTGCGTATAATGTCAT CTTGCTTAGTCGCTACACTCCAAAAATGCCGCAGGTATCAGATCAAACTCTTCTTGAAATCACTGGTAAAATGACGAAATATGGTGGCAAGTGTTGTGCTCTTCCCGAGAACCAAATAGTGCCTTGTGCTGAAGAAAAA ATGGATTTATTATTTGGAGACATGTGTGAAAGACAATCACATACATTCATAAACGAACAAGTTCGTCACTGTTGTGTTGACTCTTATTCGGACAGAAGACCCTGCTTCACAAAACTTGGAGTTGACCAATCTTACAAACCTCCACATTTGGATGAAAGTTTCTTCCAAGTTGATGCTCATCTCTGTGAAGGTTCAGAAGAGGAGCGGAAAAACAAAAGACTTAC ATTGCTTATTCATATCATGAAAATAAAGCCTGATATCTCAAATGAGAAACTGAAAGAAATTATTGAAGAATTCACAAAAGTAAGAGAGAAATGCTGTGCTGCACTAGATCACCTAGTTTGCTTTGACATAGAG AAACCAGCTTTTTATCTGCATGTGAAGACAGAGCTAGAACACTAA